The following proteins come from a genomic window of Streptomyces liliiviolaceus:
- a CDS encoding alpha-galactosidase translates to MTAGTGREQAATARRWTLRAEHTSYTVRLSPDGPWAELEAWGPTGVEDGPSALDWSRRTHFITPADAAPAEYLPYGLRPFTGSELIAGRPGGERGTWWEFDGAEEGEGDGSLRLAFTDRVLGLRTVLCYEVVPGTDVILRWTELTAGTGELRLERLDSAAVNIPVTGAARLTYLAGQWSQEFQRTRLDLPRGTFTMGSLQGVPGHAYAPWLAVQDGADGTAAGGGAAYGIALEWSGNWHITAEAEPGGLVRVRAGRVPHEGAVFLAPGETLTTPRLACAFSPDGLDGLSRVWHRYERRLSGERLHRSRKVLYNSWEATGFDVDAAGQLELAKVAADIGAELFVVDDGWFTGRTDDTGGLGDWYPDPAAFPQGFGRFVDDIRGLGLDFGLWVEPEAVSPGSRLYAEHPEWAYRIEDRPARLVRNQLLLDLGRTDVQDFVIGTLDRLLTAYDISYLKWDMNRPPTERGRPGTPHDARLDLDAEHVAGYLRVLDHLRATHPDVTVEGCAGGGARIEHATVARTDVVWPSDNTAPLDRLSVQYGFLHAHAPHVMSSWVTDAPGILDPRPRSLAFRFVNAMCGVLGIGADLRAWTPQERAEAARWIARYKDVREVVHHGEVHLLGTPDDPTYGVQYDDPRTGRTVVAALATGRLDGAPLLPGRPDRLRLRGLDPAARYSDAGSDRTYSGAHLLHYGLPFTWGDGHDAELVVLRR, encoded by the coding sequence GTGACCGCGGGAACGGGGAGGGAACAGGCGGCGACGGCCCGGCGCTGGACCCTGCGCGCCGAACACACCAGCTACACCGTGCGGCTGTCCCCGGACGGCCCCTGGGCCGAACTGGAGGCCTGGGGCCCGACCGGCGTCGAGGACGGCCCGTCCGCCCTCGACTGGTCGCGGCGCACGCACTTCATCACGCCCGCGGACGCGGCACCGGCCGAGTATCTGCCGTACGGGCTGCGGCCGTTCACCGGAAGCGAGCTGATCGCCGGGCGGCCGGGCGGGGAGCGGGGCACCTGGTGGGAGTTCGACGGGGCGGAGGAAGGAGAAGGGGACGGCAGCCTGCGGCTCGCCTTCACCGACCGTGTCCTCGGCCTGCGTACGGTCCTCTGCTACGAGGTGGTGCCGGGCACGGACGTGATCCTGCGCTGGACCGAACTGACCGCGGGCACCGGTGAACTGCGCCTGGAACGGCTCGACTCGGCCGCCGTGAACATCCCCGTCACCGGCGCCGCCCGGCTGACGTACCTCGCCGGCCAGTGGTCGCAGGAGTTCCAGCGCACCCGACTCGACCTGCCGCGCGGCACGTTCACCATGGGCAGCCTCCAGGGCGTGCCCGGACACGCGTACGCGCCCTGGCTCGCGGTGCAGGACGGCGCGGACGGGACAGCCGCAGGAGGAGGCGCCGCGTACGGCATCGCCCTCGAATGGTCCGGCAACTGGCACATCACCGCGGAGGCCGAACCGGGCGGTCTCGTCCGCGTCCGCGCCGGGCGGGTCCCGCACGAGGGCGCGGTGTTCCTGGCGCCCGGCGAAACCCTCACCACCCCACGCCTGGCCTGCGCGTTCAGCCCGGACGGCCTCGACGGGCTCTCCCGGGTCTGGCACCGCTACGAACGCCGGCTCTCCGGCGAGCGGCTGCACCGGTCCCGCAAGGTCCTCTACAACTCCTGGGAGGCCACCGGCTTCGACGTCGACGCGGCCGGGCAACTGGAACTGGCGAAGGTCGCCGCCGACATCGGAGCGGAACTGTTCGTCGTCGACGACGGCTGGTTCACCGGCCGCACCGACGACACCGGGGGCCTCGGCGACTGGTACCCGGACCCGGCGGCCTTCCCGCAGGGCTTCGGCCGGTTCGTCGACGACATCCGGGGGCTGGGCCTCGACTTCGGCCTGTGGGTGGAGCCCGAGGCCGTCAGCCCCGGCAGCCGCCTGTACGCCGAACACCCCGAGTGGGCCTACCGGATCGAGGACCGCCCCGCCCGCCTGGTCCGCAACCAACTGCTCCTCGACCTGGGCCGCACCGACGTCCAGGACTTCGTCATCGGCACGCTCGACCGGCTGCTGACCGCGTACGACATCAGCTACCTCAAGTGGGACATGAACCGGCCGCCCACCGAACGCGGCCGGCCGGGCACCCCGCACGACGCCCGGCTCGACCTGGACGCCGAGCACGTCGCCGGATACCTGCGCGTGCTGGACCACCTGCGCGCCACCCACCCGGACGTCACGGTCGAGGGCTGCGCGGGCGGCGGCGCACGCATCGAGCACGCGACCGTCGCGCGCACCGACGTGGTGTGGCCCAGCGACAACACCGCCCCGCTGGACCGGCTGTCCGTCCAGTACGGCTTCCTGCACGCCCACGCCCCGCACGTCATGAGTTCCTGGGTCACCGACGCCCCCGGAATCCTCGACCCGCGCCCGCGCAGCCTCGCCTTCCGGTTCGTCAACGCCATGTGCGGAGTCCTCGGCATCGGCGCCGACCTGCGCGCCTGGACACCACAGGAACGGGCCGAGGCCGCCCGGTGGATCGCCCGCTACAAGGACGTACGCGAGGTCGTCCACCACGGTGAGGTCCACCTCCTCGGCACCCCCGACGACCCCACCTACGGGGTGCAGTACGACGATCCGCGAACCGGGCGCACGGTCGTCGCGGCCCTCGCCACCGGACGTCTCGACGGGGCTCCGCTGCTGCCAGGCCGCCCCGACCGGCTGAGACTGCGCGGTCTCGACCCGGCTGCGCGTTACAGCGACGCCGGATCGGACAGGACGTACAGCGGAGCACATCTGCTGCACTACGGTCTGCCCTTCACCTGGGGCGACGGCCACGACGCCGAGCTGGTGGTGCTGCGGCGGTGA
- a CDS encoding carbohydrate ABC transporter permease: MSAPSAPSTASASSTHSASATALRRRRAATAGFHLGAGTLAVLWLLPIALVLVTSLRSFDDIAAHGLGSWPRSFTLGNFGQAWNDGGQQRALINSLLVTVPAVLVTLALAAMAAFGLSRYDLPFRRSLLLLMLGGNLLPPQILLIPVSKLSELLGIYDTLPALVGVQIGFGVGFYVFVLHGFMRSIPPEIQQAAVVDGAGPWQIFWRIILPLTRPALAALSALSFTWIFNDLLWAITVLRSDTKMPITAALIGLQGQYVSMWNVIAAGSVIAAAPTVIVFLRFQRHFVAGLNLGAVK; this comes from the coding sequence ATGTCCGCCCCGTCAGCCCCCTCGACAGCGTCCGCTTCCTCCACTCATTCGGCCTCCGCCACCGCGCTGCGCCGCAGACGGGCCGCGACCGCCGGGTTCCATCTCGGCGCGGGCACCCTGGCCGTCCTGTGGCTGCTGCCCATCGCGCTGGTCCTGGTGACCAGCCTGCGGTCCTTCGACGACATCGCCGCGCACGGCCTGGGCAGTTGGCCGCGCTCCTTCACCCTCGGCAACTTCGGCCAGGCCTGGAACGACGGCGGCCAGCAGCGCGCCCTGATCAACAGTCTGCTGGTCACCGTGCCGGCCGTCCTGGTGACGCTCGCGCTGGCCGCCATGGCCGCGTTCGGACTCAGCCGCTACGACCTGCCGTTCCGCCGCTCCCTGCTGCTGCTCATGCTCGGCGGCAACCTGCTCCCGCCGCAGATCCTGCTCATCCCCGTCTCCAAGCTGAGCGAACTGCTGGGGATCTACGACACGCTGCCCGCACTCGTCGGCGTACAGATCGGCTTCGGTGTCGGCTTCTACGTCTTCGTCCTGCACGGGTTCATGCGGTCGATCCCGCCGGAGATCCAGCAGGCGGCGGTCGTCGACGGCGCCGGGCCCTGGCAGATCTTCTGGCGGATCATCCTGCCGCTGACCCGCCCCGCCCTCGCGGCCCTCAGCGCACTGTCGTTCACCTGGATCTTCAACGACCTGCTGTGGGCGATCACCGTCCTGCGCAGCGACACCAAGATGCCCATCACGGCCGCCCTCATCGGACTCCAGGGGCAGTACGTGTCCATGTGGAACGTCATCGCCGCCGGATCCGTCATCGCGGCGGCGCCCACGGTGATCGTGTTCCTGCGCTTCCAGCGGCACTTCGTCGCCGGCCTCAACCTGGGAGCGGTGAAGTGA
- a CDS encoding carbohydrate ABC transporter permease: MPDTAVLTAPDREAPAPPPPRGRRNRGPRRTPPLVLAFVLVPLLAEALWVFWPALQGFYLALTSWDGVSAPTFVGLDNFREMAHDDVFLDATGHTVLWLLLFGGLSAVLGLAAALVLQQERRGVGFYRAALFLPVVFSLVATALVWQAIYQPDGVLNQLLESVGLGNLRHAWLADQDTALYAVMVPALWRQIGYVMVLYVAGLKGIDPALYEAAKVDGAGAWQRLRHVTLPQLRSVNAVVLSVIVIDSLRSFDVVWSLTRGGPYHSSELLSTYMYSTAFQSLRLGYGSALAVVIFVLAFGVICSYLVRAFREAD, encoded by the coding sequence ATGCCCGACACGGCCGTCCTGACCGCCCCCGACCGCGAGGCGCCCGCCCCACCGCCGCCCCGGGGCAGACGGAACCGGGGCCCGCGCCGCACACCCCCGCTGGTCCTCGCGTTCGTCCTCGTCCCGCTGCTCGCCGAGGCGCTGTGGGTGTTCTGGCCGGCGCTCCAGGGCTTCTACCTCGCCCTCACCAGCTGGGACGGCGTCTCCGCACCGACGTTCGTCGGCCTGGACAACTTCCGCGAGATGGCCCACGACGACGTCTTCCTCGACGCGACCGGCCACACCGTGCTCTGGCTCCTCCTCTTCGGCGGCCTGTCCGCCGTCCTGGGCCTCGCCGCCGCACTCGTGCTCCAGCAGGAACGGCGCGGCGTCGGCTTCTACCGCGCCGCCCTGTTCCTGCCCGTCGTCTTCTCCCTGGTCGCCACCGCACTGGTGTGGCAGGCGATCTACCAGCCCGACGGAGTCCTCAACCAGCTCCTCGAATCGGTCGGCCTCGGCAACCTGCGCCACGCCTGGCTCGCCGACCAGGACACCGCCCTGTACGCCGTGATGGTCCCCGCGCTCTGGCGCCAGATCGGTTACGTGATGGTCCTGTACGTCGCCGGTCTCAAGGGCATCGACCCGGCCCTGTACGAGGCCGCCAAGGTCGACGGCGCCGGTGCCTGGCAGCGGCTGCGGCACGTCACCCTGCCCCAGCTGCGCAGTGTCAACGCCGTCGTCCTGTCCGTCATCGTCATCGACTCACTGCGCTCCTTCGACGTCGTGTGGTCGCTGACCCGGGGCGGCCCCTACCACTCCTCGGAACTGCTGAGCACGTACATGTACTCCACCGCCTTCCAGTCCCTGCGCCTCGGTTACGGGTCCGCCCTCGCCGTCGTCATCTTCGTGCTGGCCTTCGGCGTCATCTGCTCCTATCTCGTCCGCGCGTTCCGGGAGGCCGACTGA
- a CDS encoding ABC transporter substrate-binding protein, with the protein MTNHQTSRRRFLAGAGAAGTAALLSGCVTSTSSGKSSSEGSVTLQSNLSAPQAKAAMQDVVAAYAKKGSGKASLNTVAAETFRTQLPTYLTSANPPDVYTWYPGSVADAYAKKDLLLDLGEVWSSPDLKGYSKALNSLCTSAAGKKVFVPTTYYWWGMFYRKSNFAKWGVSEPKSWDDFLDLCDKLKSKGIDPIGLGAGGNTAWVASAWFDYLDIRINGADYHRELLAGKHRFDDPEVRKVFDRWQELLPYFDPNGTAVAFQDATTSLLSGRSGMMLIGTFFADAAPKDALDDIDFFRFPVIDPKVPLAEEAPTDGYFASARTGRHDQVVDLMRYLATAEAQEIYIKGSSGTVLPCNPDAKDAGTALVKKGRAHIEQAAEITQFFNRDSSDALQPTADNALTKFIAKPKQIGSILTDWQRDAAKIWNA; encoded by the coding sequence ATGACGAACCACCAGACCAGCAGACGCCGGTTCCTCGCCGGTGCCGGCGCCGCCGGGACGGCTGCGCTGCTCAGCGGCTGTGTCACCTCCACCTCCTCCGGCAAGAGCTCGTCCGAGGGCTCGGTGACCCTCCAGTCCAACCTCTCCGCCCCACAGGCGAAGGCCGCGATGCAGGACGTCGTCGCCGCGTACGCCAAGAAGGGGTCGGGGAAAGCCAGCCTCAACACCGTCGCCGCCGAGACCTTCCGCACCCAGCTGCCGACCTACCTCACCTCCGCCAACCCGCCGGACGTCTACACCTGGTACCCCGGGTCGGTGGCGGACGCGTACGCCAAGAAGGACCTGCTGCTCGACCTCGGCGAGGTCTGGTCCTCGCCCGACCTCAAGGGCTACTCCAAGGCCCTGAACAGCCTGTGCACCTCGGCCGCGGGCAAGAAGGTCTTCGTGCCGACCACCTACTACTGGTGGGGCATGTTCTACCGCAAGTCGAACTTCGCCAAGTGGGGCGTGAGCGAGCCCAAGAGCTGGGACGACTTCCTCGACCTGTGCGACAAGCTCAAGAGCAAGGGCATCGACCCCATAGGCCTGGGCGCGGGCGGCAACACGGCCTGGGTCGCCTCGGCCTGGTTCGACTACCTCGACATCCGCATCAACGGCGCCGACTACCACCGTGAACTCCTCGCCGGGAAACACCGGTTCGACGACCCCGAGGTCCGCAAGGTCTTCGACCGCTGGCAGGAACTGCTGCCCTACTTCGACCCGAACGGCACCGCGGTCGCCTTCCAGGACGCCACGACCTCCCTGCTGAGCGGCCGCAGCGGCATGATGCTCATCGGCACCTTCTTCGCGGACGCCGCACCCAAGGACGCCCTCGACGACATCGACTTCTTCCGCTTCCCCGTCATCGACCCGAAGGTCCCGCTCGCCGAGGAAGCGCCCACGGACGGCTACTTCGCCAGCGCCCGCACCGGCCGCCACGACCAGGTCGTCGACCTGATGCGCTACCTGGCCACCGCCGAGGCCCAGGAGATCTACATCAAGGGCTCGTCCGGCACGGTCCTGCCGTGCAACCCCGACGCCAAGGACGCGGGCACCGCCCTGGTGAAGAAGGGCCGGGCGCACATCGAACAGGCCGCCGAGATCACCCAGTTCTTCAACCGGGACTCCAGCGACGCCCTCCAGCCCACCGCCGACAACGCGCTGACCAAGTTCATCGCCAAACCGAAGCAGATCGGCTCCATCCTCACCGACTGGCAGCGCGACGCCGCGAAGATCTGGAACGCCTGA
- a CDS encoding glycoside hydrolase family 27 protein translates to MISHPQVRTPAARRLTRRATTAAIATVLAVTAAPAATAGTGRAGAGTGLDQGAPEYYDSGLAPTPYMGWNTYYGLGAPTESEVRSVADKLVSSGLRDSGYDVVWLDGGWQADNPRDAQGNLVAHPDRFPSGIPALVSYLHKRGLKAGIYTDAGAYDGGKSCGLGSRGHYEEDARQFAGWKIDAVKVDFLCGIGAKLDPGPAFKEFSDAVAKSGRRMLLNLCNPLTDDWGVPHTPEQDAHNSYAYAPTIADSWRTGTDIAWGTPSPGQWPNVLRNMDANAWHPEAQGPGHYNDPDYLIPTRRMSDGSLELTEEESTTQFVMWAEMASPLVLGSDPRTLSPSMLKTLRNPEIVAVDQDPLAVQGVRVASDSVGDVYSKVLQGEGRRAVVLLNRSDEPAERTVRFSDVGLGGAVDVRDLRARADRGAHSGTYTVEVPAHGTAFLKLTGADDLPGTSLGQKASASPAVVRDGDTLTTFLRGPHGSLVQHTTTSDGDGRGRTRDLGGPTGGRILGQPAAYASAGGRIDVFVRGTDSRVHRRIFADGRWGAWQSLGGRVTDAPTVAFTDPGHWTLAARGTDGEVVQRGPSTGWTSLGAPGDRPTYGRPSAVVDSGGQLHVAVRTAADDVWTRTRTAAGEWTPWTSLGGTVSGSPTLVTAGNSVVLYARAADYTLWQRRHEDGAWQGWTKRDEFPSAAFEGSLGAVAGPAGSDGTVTVHAVYRGVDGRVHLTSFTQSK, encoded by the coding sequence GTGATTTCACACCCGCAGGTCCGCACACCCGCGGCTCGGAGACTGACCCGCCGCGCCACCACGGCCGCGATCGCCACGGTCCTGGCGGTGACCGCGGCCCCCGCGGCCACGGCCGGCACCGGCAGGGCCGGGGCCGGGACCGGCCTCGACCAGGGCGCGCCCGAGTACTACGACAGCGGCCTCGCGCCCACGCCCTACATGGGCTGGAACACCTACTACGGCCTGGGCGCACCCACCGAGAGCGAAGTGCGCTCCGTCGCCGACAAGCTGGTCAGCAGCGGTCTGCGCGACAGCGGCTACGACGTCGTGTGGCTCGACGGCGGCTGGCAGGCCGACAACCCGCGCGACGCGCAGGGGAACCTGGTCGCCCACCCGGACCGCTTCCCCTCCGGCATCCCGGCGCTGGTCTCGTACCTGCACAAGCGGGGTCTGAAAGCGGGCATCTACACCGACGCGGGCGCCTACGACGGCGGCAAGAGCTGCGGACTCGGCAGCAGGGGGCATTACGAGGAGGACGCACGGCAGTTCGCCGGCTGGAAGATCGACGCGGTCAAGGTCGACTTCCTGTGCGGGATCGGGGCGAAGCTCGATCCGGGCCCGGCGTTCAAGGAGTTCAGCGACGCGGTCGCCAAGTCGGGCCGCAGGATGCTGCTCAACCTCTGCAACCCGCTCACCGACGACTGGGGCGTACCGCACACACCCGAGCAGGACGCACACAACTCGTACGCCTACGCTCCGACGATCGCCGACTCGTGGCGCACGGGTACGGACATCGCGTGGGGCACCCCGAGCCCCGGCCAGTGGCCCAACGTGCTGCGCAACATGGACGCCAACGCCTGGCACCCCGAGGCGCAGGGGCCAGGCCACTACAACGACCCCGACTACCTCATCCCCACGCGGCGCATGAGCGACGGCTCGCTGGAGCTGACGGAGGAGGAGTCGACCACGCAGTTCGTGATGTGGGCCGAGATGGCCTCGCCGCTCGTCCTGGGCTCCGATCCGCGTACGTTGTCGCCCTCGATGCTGAAGACGCTGCGCAACCCGGAGATCGTCGCCGTCGACCAGGACCCGCTGGCCGTCCAGGGCGTGCGGGTGGCCAGCGACTCCGTGGGTGACGTCTACAGCAAGGTCCTCCAGGGCGAGGGCCGTCGCGCGGTCGTGCTGCTCAACCGCTCCGACGAGCCCGCCGAGCGCACGGTCCGCTTCTCCGACGTCGGGCTCGGCGGGGCGGTGGACGTCCGCGACCTGCGGGCCCGTGCGGACCGGGGCGCCCACAGCGGCACGTACACGGTCGAAGTCCCCGCGCACGGCACCGCGTTCCTGAAGCTGACCGGCGCCGACGACCTGCCCGGAACGAGCCTCGGCCAGAAGGCCTCGGCGAGCCCGGCCGTGGTGCGCGACGGCGACACGCTCACCACGTTCCTGCGCGGACCGCACGGCTCGCTCGTCCAGCACACCACCACCTCCGACGGCGACGGACGGGGCCGGACCCGCGACCTCGGCGGTCCCACGGGAGGCCGGATCCTGGGACAGCCCGCCGCGTACGCCTCGGCCGGCGGCCGGATCGACGTCTTCGTACGCGGTACCGACTCCCGCGTCCACCGGCGGATCTTCGCCGACGGGCGCTGGGGCGCGTGGCAGAGCCTGGGCGGCCGGGTGACCGACGCGCCGACGGTGGCGTTCACCGACCCCGGCCACTGGACGCTGGCCGCCCGCGGCACGGACGGGGAGGTCGTACAGCGCGGCCCGTCGACCGGCTGGACCTCGCTCGGCGCACCCGGCGACCGGCCGACGTACGGGCGGCCGTCGGCCGTCGTCGACTCGGGCGGGCAGCTCCACGTGGCCGTGCGCACCGCCGCCGACGACGTGTGGACGCGCACCCGGACGGCGGCGGGGGAGTGGACGCCGTGGACCTCGCTCGGCGGAACCGTCAGCGGCAGCCCGACCCTCGTCACGGCCGGGAACAGCGTCGTGCTGTACGCGCGCGCCGCCGACTACACGCTCTGGCAGCGGCGTCACGAGGACGGGGCCTGGCAGGGCTGGACGAAGCGGGACGAGTTCCCGAGCGCCGCGTTCGAGGGCTCGCTGGGAGCGGTGGCCGGTCCGGCCGGCTCCGACGGCACGGTCACGGTGCACGCGGTGTACCGGGGCGTCGACGGTCGCGTCCACCTGACGTCGTTCACCCAGTCCAAATAA